One segment of Maridesulfovibrio ferrireducens DNA contains the following:
- a CDS encoding FmdB family zinc ribbon protein: MPIFEYICLECGKIYEEISSSDANEGECPSCGKTTREKLISSTSTLTGKEAPVTKPHGGKGCCGSSPSAKGCIPGSCCGRT; this comes from the coding sequence ATGCCTATTTTTGAATACATATGCCTTGAATGTGGAAAGATTTATGAAGAAATATCGAGTAGTGATGCGAACGAAGGCGAATGTCCTTCTTGCGGAAAAACAACTCGAGAAAAACTGATTTCTTCAACTTCAACTCTGACTGGAAAAGAAGCTCCCGTTACTAAACCGCATGGCGGTAAAGGATGCTGTGGCTCAAGTCCTTCAGCAAAAGGTTGTATTCCAGGCTCTTGCTGCGGAAGAACCTGA
- a CDS encoding ATP-binding protein: MKQLVVISGKGGTGKTSVVAALASVGPKKVLADCDVDAADLHLILSPTILETNDFISGVHPTIDPELCVQCGLCVEHCKFGAISENFSIIPEKCEGCGVCAFVCPAEAVTEHPRNCGKWFKSDTRFGTMIHAALGIGEENSGKLVTTVRNASTAAGEENGAEIVLVDGSPGVGCPVIASLTNADLAVFVAEPTISAVHDLKRVHKLTEHFKIPSMTIINKCGINEDQENEIKRFCLEKEILIVGELPYDMGFTKAQLAGLSAVEFDPDGLGKNIKSIWEKMEKNF; the protein is encoded by the coding sequence ATGAAACAATTAGTTGTAATAAGCGGCAAAGGCGGCACAGGTAAAACCAGCGTAGTTGCGGCTCTAGCTTCAGTCGGCCCAAAAAAAGTTCTCGCAGATTGCGATGTGGATGCAGCAGATCTTCACTTAATACTTAGTCCTACAATTCTTGAAACTAATGATTTTATAAGCGGAGTACATCCAACAATTGATCCCGAGTTATGTGTTCAATGCGGGCTTTGCGTTGAACATTGCAAATTCGGAGCTATTTCAGAAAATTTTTCAATTATACCTGAAAAATGTGAAGGATGCGGCGTCTGCGCTTTTGTTTGTCCTGCAGAAGCAGTAACGGAACACCCGCGCAATTGTGGTAAGTGGTTTAAATCTGATACTCGTTTCGGCACCATGATTCATGCTGCTCTTGGAATAGGCGAAGAAAATTCCGGCAAACTAGTCACAACAGTACGTAATGCCTCAACTGCTGCCGGTGAAGAAAACGGAGCTGAGATAGTATTGGTCGACGGCTCTCCCGGAGTTGGTTGCCCAGTTATTGCATCGCTCACAAACGCTGATCTTGCTGTCTTCGTCGCCGAACCCACAATATCAGCAGTGCATGACCTTAAGAGAGTCCACAAGCTGACAGAGCACTTCAAAATACCCTCAATGACCATCATCAATAAATGTGGAATTAATGAAGATCAGGAAAACGAAATTAAAAGATTCTGCCTTGAAAAAGAAATCCTTATTGTAGGTGAATTACCATACGATATGGGTTTCACTAAAGCTCAATTAGCTGGTCTTTCCGCAGTAGAATTTGATCCGGATGGTTTAGGGAAAAATATAAAATCAATTTGGGAAAAAATGGAAAAAAACTTTTAA
- the lpxA gene encoding acyl-ACP--UDP-N-acetylglucosamine O-acyltransferase: MSTGIHPTAIVDPGAVIGTNVTIGPFCVVEGNTVIGDNCYLDSYVQIKSFTRMGKGNSIHSNAVLGDAPQYLGFKEEETTLEIGDDNIFREFVTVNRGTVEGGGSTRIGNKCMLMAYVHVAHDCKLGNNVIIANSSNLAGHVEVGDHVTISGMSGVHQFVRIGEYAFLGGMSGFAKDLPPYMLATGIRGVLHGPNSIGLRRHGFNSKTCMAIKKAYRIIFRSGLTRDESLEMAEKEMSEIPEVMKLITFVRDSERGVCPADRSPE, encoded by the coding sequence GTGTCGACTGGCATTCATCCTACCGCAATCGTTGATCCAGGCGCTGTTATCGGAACCAACGTTACCATTGGCCCATTTTGTGTGGTTGAGGGTAATACTGTTATCGGTGACAATTGCTATTTGGATTCTTACGTTCAAATTAAGTCTTTCACCCGTATGGGGAAAGGCAATTCTATTCATTCAAATGCTGTTCTCGGAGATGCTCCTCAGTACCTTGGTTTTAAGGAAGAGGAGACAACTTTAGAGATTGGTGATGATAATATTTTTCGTGAGTTCGTCACTGTTAACCGTGGTACGGTTGAGGGAGGCGGAAGTACTCGTATAGGCAACAAGTGTATGCTCATGGCATACGTTCACGTTGCTCATGACTGTAAACTTGGAAATAATGTAATTATTGCTAATTCATCCAATTTAGCAGGCCATGTTGAAGTCGGAGACCATGTCACAATAAGTGGTATGTCCGGAGTTCATCAGTTTGTCAGAATTGGAGAATATGCTTTTCTCGGCGGTATGTCAGGATTTGCTAAGGATTTACCTCCTTATATGCTGGCGACAGGTATTCGCGGAGTTTTGCACGGTCCGAATTCGATTGGTCTTAGAAGACATGGATTTAATTCTAAAACCTGTATGGCAATTAAGAAAGCGTATAGAATTATTTTCCGTTCAGGACTTACCCGTGATGAATCTCTAGAAATGGCTGAAAAGGAAATGTCAGAAATTCCTGAGGTCATGAAGCTAATAACCTTTGTTAGAGATAGTGAACGTGGAGTTTGTCCTGCGGACCGCAGCCCTGAATAA
- a CDS encoding damage-control phosphatase ARMT1 family protein — translation MRTQLDCLPCFLNMALTGIRKACPGQEDVHEAVIREWAKGFAEADLSESPPSLAGRLFRMTSKHIGDVDIYKVQKDEANKRVMELLPSITETVYGSADPLLAAMGVSIIGNYMDCALMEQFDWEAELGHLEQGLDRSLFASFVEKVRVDKSLLILGDNAGEIGLDTIFTGLLQAEGVKVTYAVRGKNILNDATLEDAKFVGMTDVCEVVTSGVDTPGTVLERCSPEFNERLKRSPVVLSKGQGNFESLWGVMPDVYYAFKVKCPVVAGITGHPMKTSLFCRES, via the coding sequence ATGAGAACTCAGCTTGATTGTTTACCTTGTTTTTTGAATATGGCTTTAACCGGAATTCGGAAAGCGTGTCCCGGGCAGGAAGATGTTCATGAAGCTGTTATACGTGAATGGGCGAAGGGGTTTGCCGAGGCTGACCTCAGTGAATCACCACCATCACTTGCCGGAAGACTTTTCCGGATGACTTCAAAACATATCGGTGATGTGGATATTTATAAAGTTCAGAAGGATGAAGCTAACAAGCGTGTAATGGAATTGCTTCCAAGTATAACTGAAACTGTATATGGAAGTGCTGATCCGCTGCTTGCTGCGATGGGAGTTTCAATTATCGGTAATTATATGGATTGCGCTCTGATGGAGCAGTTCGACTGGGAAGCTGAATTAGGGCACCTCGAGCAAGGGCTGGATCGTTCTTTGTTTGCATCTTTTGTAGAGAAGGTCAGAGTTGATAAATCGCTCTTAATTCTTGGGGATAATGCCGGTGAAATCGGACTGGATACTATTTTTACCGGATTATTACAGGCGGAAGGGGTCAAGGTAACCTATGCTGTCAGAGGCAAGAATATTCTTAATGATGCTACACTTGAAGATGCAAAGTTTGTAGGTATGACCGATGTATGCGAGGTTGTTACTTCCGGTGTGGATACTCCGGGAACTGTGCTCGAAAGATGCAGTCCTGAATTTAATGAAAGGTTAAAAAGATCTCCTGTTGTACTCAGTAAAGGGCAAGGTAATTTTGAATCTTTATGGGGAGTTATGCCTGATGTTTACTATGCTTTTAAAGTAAAATGTCCAGTTGTCGCCGGGATTACAGGTCATCCTATGAAAACATCATTGTTCTGTCGCGAAAGTTAA
- a CDS encoding YihY/virulence factor BrkB family protein gives MTAGKIGDKVSDFFLNEIWNWDSHKAGFVRRIFYTFSRVLYLVFYGFWKDQCMIRASALTFTTMLSIVPFIAVAFSILKGIGFQDSSYIHEILLKVSAGREEVVTKMLEYVDNTNVKTLGVVGIAALLFTVLSTVGTIEKAFNVIWKVKKGRTFWRKFTDFFSVIFICPIAVIAATSVSVSISKQGMLSSLDNIYGISEIEGFFIKLAPLVLIWVAFTFIYAFMPNTRVRLCSAAVGGIVAGTVWQMAQWAYINWQVGVSKYNAIYGSFAQFPLFLLWLYLSWIIVLLGSEISYAVQNVMLYRQQRFMPDASMEDLQKISLLALSLMSVRFNRAESAYYVEDLATEMGVPVSFLSSMLDKFVVGGILVKGSDEDAEKDIYTFAVSPEKISLLRIISILTGHGDEVTQKVSSSCMVYISNIVDDMRQALVDSGKDISLALCADQMIQKTSCSEKVDELVELSTE, from the coding sequence ATGACTGCAGGAAAAATTGGAGATAAAGTTTCAGATTTTTTTCTGAATGAAATTTGGAACTGGGATTCCCATAAAGCGGGATTTGTGCGTAGAATTTTTTATACATTTTCCCGCGTTCTTTATCTTGTTTTTTACGGATTTTGGAAAGATCAGTGTATGATCAGAGCCTCCGCTTTAACTTTTACCACTATGCTTTCAATTGTTCCCTTTATAGCTGTTGCTTTTTCCATTTTGAAAGGAATCGGTTTTCAGGATTCTTCATATATACACGAGATACTCCTTAAGGTTTCAGCCGGCAGGGAAGAAGTTGTGACTAAGATGCTTGAATATGTGGATAATACAAATGTAAAAACTTTAGGAGTCGTCGGTATTGCGGCTTTACTTTTTACTGTTTTGTCTACAGTTGGAACTATTGAAAAGGCTTTTAATGTGATCTGGAAAGTGAAGAAAGGCCGGACGTTCTGGCGGAAGTTTACAGATTTCTTTTCAGTAATATTTATCTGCCCGATAGCCGTCATTGCGGCAACAAGTGTCAGTGTTTCAATCAGTAAACAAGGAATGCTTTCATCTCTGGATAACATTTATGGTATTTCAGAAATTGAGGGTTTTTTTATTAAACTGGCTCCGTTAGTTTTAATCTGGGTGGCATTTACGTTTATTTATGCCTTTATGCCTAACACGCGGGTTCGTCTTTGCAGTGCGGCTGTAGGGGGAATTGTTGCCGGAACCGTTTGGCAAATGGCTCAGTGGGCTTATATTAATTGGCAGGTAGGCGTAAGCAAGTACAATGCAATTTACGGAAGTTTTGCACAATTCCCTCTCTTTTTGCTTTGGTTGTATCTGAGCTGGATTATAGTTCTGCTGGGTTCCGAAATAAGTTATGCTGTTCAAAATGTAATGCTTTACCGTCAGCAGCGTTTTATGCCGGATGCCAGTATGGAAGATTTGCAAAAAATATCTTTGCTGGCTTTGAGTCTAATGAGCGTCAGGTTTAATCGCGCGGAATCTGCTTATTATGTTGAGGATTTGGCAACGGAAATGGGTGTTCCCGTTAGCTTTTTAAGCTCTATGCTGGATAAATTCGTGGTAGGTGGTATCCTGGTCAAAGGAAGTGACGAGGATGCTGAAAAGGATATATATACGTTTGCTGTATCACCTGAAAAAATTTCATTATTGCGAATTATTTCAATTCTTACCGGGCATGGTGATGAGGTGACACAAAAAGTCAGCAGTTCGTGCATGGTCTATATTTCTAATATTGTCGATGATATGCGGCAGGCTCTTGTAGACAGCGGTAAAGATATTTCACTTGCTTTGTGTGCCGATCAAATGATTCAGAAGACTTCGTGCTCGGAAAAAGTTGATGAGTTGGTAGAGCTTTCTACAGAATAA
- a CDS encoding P-loop NTPase, which produces MRIAIASGKGGTGKTTVAVNFAAYLDSLGVKVSFTDCDVEEPNAHFFLNPELSAEKDEFIPVPKIDEDKCLGESCRKCIQLCHFKSLIWMVDSVMVFAELCHGCGLCKLACPADAIGEGQRLIGTTSHGKAGNIDFTRGLLRIGEAMSPPLIKAVKEISPKAEINIFDCPPGTSCPVVESLGGADFVALVTEPTPFGLHDLDLAVQLLDTLKQPYGVIINRSGMGDDRVEHYLSEKNIPLLGTLPHSREAASIYSGGGLLYDSIPGFKDEFAKIWSSIQTFTGEAK; this is translated from the coding sequence ATGCGGATAGCTATTGCCAGCGGCAAAGGCGGCACAGGTAAAACAACAGTTGCCGTCAACTTTGCAGCCTATCTTGACTCACTCGGAGTAAAAGTAAGCTTTACAGATTGTGACGTAGAAGAACCTAATGCCCATTTCTTTCTGAATCCAGAATTAAGTGCTGAAAAAGATGAATTTATTCCAGTACCTAAGATTGATGAAGATAAGTGTCTTGGTGAATCGTGCAGAAAGTGTATTCAACTCTGCCACTTTAAGTCACTGATATGGATGGTAGATTCAGTCATGGTTTTTGCTGAATTATGCCACGGGTGCGGACTCTGTAAACTTGCCTGTCCCGCTGACGCAATAGGCGAAGGACAGAGACTTATCGGAACAACCTCACACGGAAAAGCCGGAAATATTGATTTTACACGCGGATTGCTTCGAATTGGTGAAGCAATGTCTCCGCCTTTAATTAAGGCTGTAAAAGAAATATCTCCTAAAGCCGAAATAAACATTTTTGACTGCCCTCCCGGCACATCATGCCCCGTAGTAGAATCACTTGGAGGAGCGGATTTTGTTGCGCTCGTAACTGAGCCTACCCCCTTCGGACTTCATGATCTTGATCTGGCTGTTCAGCTTCTGGACACTTTAAAACAACCGTACGGAGTAATTATCAACCGTTCCGGTATGGGCGATGATCGAGTCGAACACTACTTATCAGAAAAGAATATTCCTCTGCTGGGTACATTACCCCACAGCCGCGAAGCCGCCTCGATATACTCAGGCGGTGGACTTCTTTATGATTCAATACCTGGATTTAAAGATGAATTCGCTAAGATTTGGTCATCTATCCAAACTTTCACAGGCGAGGCCAAATAA
- a CDS encoding CGGC domain-containing protein produces MSKEKIVIIGCTTAMDTMCIGCSRCMVAFNRRKGEFERYDESAELTAIIGCGGCPGVGVVTRMAHLKLWNTALDEVPTIVHIAPCITNYCPHKDILIAKIKAKAGCEVVEGTHHFFPDQIFA; encoded by the coding sequence ATGTCAAAAGAGAAAATTGTCATCATTGGTTGTACAACAGCAATGGATACCATGTGTATCGGATGCTCTCGCTGCATGGTCGCTTTCAATCGCCGCAAAGGTGAATTTGAACGTTATGATGAATCCGCTGAACTTACTGCAATCATTGGTTGCGGAGGTTGTCCCGGAGTTGGAGTTGTCACACGTATGGCTCACCTGAAGCTTTGGAATACTGCTTTGGATGAAGTACCTACTATAGTACACATTGCACCGTGCATCACTAATTACTGTCCACATAAAGACATCTTAATCGCAAAAATTAAAGCAAAAGCAGGCTGTGAAGTCGTCGAAGGAACACATCATTTCTTCCCTGATCAAATCTTTGCTTAG
- a CDS encoding AsmA family protein: MKKIFWILFLLFDLCLLVAVMGGIYYIESESPRSELEAYLGKVSGRNVVFEKNLDFVFFPWIGFHTGSVSVSGVPSEDSLPQITVSDIDFKVRLLPLILGRIEIDTIIVDSPVVRVDRGKDGKLNLPFENLSSDDQQGGGFVLCKSISVRGVSVENATCVYRDVATGNELNLSGVNIRTGPLIKDSPIAFVVSANVDSDLFGIEAATGVKGLLHVSFADKSVALSETSLSIHVESDELLGSDGTIEGIASLNFDLVQGKIDVQNLVLQGMGVRLTGSAICSNIYDSPDFIGELKSTKFDPKALFSRFIPKKIPPEMDKVLNSASFSVAFHSTLKKTELKNLVLAIDDTVLRGEFSLRDYANPWAEFDVRADSIVLDDYTKLFALKKSVQPVNLNSGTGKNKFKDMIIADLVRRIPCNGKVEIGKFVYNGLRMDNCRLSVSPGPKVASISVKDGTYLDGKFAIKADLAFDKQKEKDTLFLSGAGSVSSVSLSQLPIKIDGLKLTSGKVDFTLGSLSSSGKTFGEIVKNLKADICVDGKSVKASLNSKDVPAQFKQLHAQTIHMGIIAAPLTTSVRKGLVGRNLKVKLSGVLSNPSISVGGDFSGNVFGSRHSKNDFRVEGSKLVLSLDGKSLPIKKKITLTCSGGAALKNQSIKFDSFVINSGKVKISGDLNAKRLGSETAAVTGRLLLKETSCSDIFAILGVNKPATNDPEAFRSVAFDSSYQVNGDNLKMHINRCTLDNSNAKGTLNLTNFKKPVLNFVLQADKVNVDRFLPPDEPAITERPIGARKAVTPKVAEWKFPQTFLDSINATGKIQCDAFRIFDFGGSRLSADVDMRQSVINIKNIKGIFHQGNIAGKLSIGFKNSTVALTTDLEARGFQAGLFFADYVGRAYVKGTADSSVKLSGNSSANIDFIDTLSGRYAFKVVNGSYLFAAKLNKEGEEIKIPQPTSFSVLKGVIKGKDGVFVVKDYLLNTNYMRATAKGGFNIPADSINLHVNADIIELPNLYLKIVNAFLDAISGVDVHVSGRLSDPQINVLGLQRWNDVFSDVLGLPEQSFRFFRNFLF; encoded by the coding sequence GTGAAAAAAATATTTTGGATTCTTTTTTTATTATTCGATCTATGTCTGCTTGTCGCAGTCATGGGTGGAATTTATTATATTGAATCAGAGAGCCCTCGAAGCGAGCTTGAAGCTTATCTAGGTAAAGTATCAGGTCGGAATGTTGTTTTCGAGAAAAATTTAGATTTCGTGTTTTTCCCGTGGATTGGATTTCATACAGGATCCGTATCTGTTAGCGGGGTTCCGTCAGAAGATTCTCTTCCTCAGATTACTGTTAGTGATATAGATTTTAAAGTTCGCCTTTTACCGCTTATTCTTGGGCGAATCGAAATTGATACAATAATAGTCGATTCTCCCGTGGTCAGAGTTGATAGAGGAAAAGACGGTAAATTGAATTTACCATTTGAAAATTTAAGCTCTGATGATCAGCAAGGCGGAGGATTCGTTCTATGTAAATCTATATCCGTTCGCGGGGTAAGCGTAGAGAATGCTACCTGTGTTTATCGAGACGTTGCAACAGGGAATGAGCTTAATCTTTCCGGTGTAAATATCAGAACCGGGCCTCTCATAAAAGACAGTCCTATTGCTTTTGTTGTCAGTGCAAATGTTGATAGTGATTTATTTGGTATTGAGGCTGCTACCGGAGTTAAAGGGCTGCTTCATGTCTCATTTGCAGACAAGTCGGTAGCTCTTTCGGAAACATCTCTTTCGATACATGTAGAGAGTGACGAACTTTTGGGCTCTGATGGTACTATCGAAGGAATCGCTTCGCTTAATTTTGATTTAGTTCAAGGTAAAATTGATGTTCAGAACCTTGTTTTGCAAGGTATGGGTGTTCGTCTTACCGGTTCTGCAATATGTAGTAATATTTACGATTCTCCTGATTTTATAGGTGAGCTTAAATCTACCAAATTTGATCCTAAAGCTCTTTTCTCCAGATTCATTCCTAAAAAAATACCTCCTGAAATGGACAAGGTGCTTAATTCGGCATCATTTTCTGTTGCATTCCATTCTACTTTGAAAAAAACAGAACTTAAAAATTTAGTTTTAGCGATTGATGATACTGTTCTTCGTGGTGAATTTTCTTTGCGGGATTATGCAAACCCGTGGGCAGAGTTTGACGTTCGCGCGGATAGCATTGTTCTCGATGATTATACCAAACTTTTTGCGCTTAAGAAGTCTGTTCAGCCTGTTAATTTAAATTCCGGTACTGGTAAAAATAAGTTTAAAGATATGATCATTGCGGATCTTGTTCGGCGTATTCCCTGCAATGGAAAAGTCGAAATCGGTAAATTTGTTTATAACGGTTTGCGTATGGATAATTGCCGTTTGTCTGTTTCCCCCGGGCCCAAGGTTGCAAGCATCAGTGTTAAAGATGGTACTTATCTGGATGGAAAGTTTGCAATCAAAGCTGACCTGGCTTTTGATAAACAAAAAGAAAAAGATACGCTGTTTCTTTCAGGGGCGGGGTCAGTTTCGTCAGTGTCTTTGTCTCAGTTACCTATTAAAATTGACGGATTAAAACTTACTTCGGGGAAGGTTGATTTTACTCTTGGTTCTTTGAGTTCAAGTGGTAAAACTTTCGGTGAAATTGTTAAAAATCTTAAAGCAGATATTTGTGTGGATGGGAAAAGTGTTAAAGCTTCTCTTAATTCCAAGGATGTCCCTGCTCAGTTTAAACAGCTGCATGCTCAGACTATTCATATGGGAATTATCGCCGCCCCTCTTACTACCTCCGTAAGAAAAGGGTTGGTCGGGCGTAATTTGAAAGTTAAACTTTCGGGTGTACTATCAAATCCTTCGATTTCGGTAGGCGGAGACTTTTCAGGTAATGTTTTCGGATCGAGACATAGCAAGAACGACTTTCGGGTTGAGGGCAGTAAATTGGTCTTATCTTTAGACGGTAAATCATTACCGATTAAAAAGAAGATTACGCTTACTTGCAGCGGAGGCGCAGCTTTAAAAAATCAAAGCATCAAGTTTGATAGCTTTGTTATAAATAGCGGCAAAGTTAAAATTTCAGGAGATCTTAACGCGAAAAGATTAGGGTCAGAAACTGCCGCAGTGACGGGCCGTCTTCTACTTAAAGAAACGAGTTGTTCGGATATTTTTGCTATTTTGGGTGTAAATAAGCCTGCTACTAATGATCCTGAAGCTTTCCGTTCGGTTGCTTTTGATAGTTCTTATCAGGTTAATGGCGATAATCTTAAAATGCACATTAATCGCTGCACTCTTGATAATTCAAATGCAAAGGGAACACTGAATCTTACGAATTTTAAAAAGCCAGTTCTTAATTTTGTTTTGCAGGCTGATAAAGTCAATGTGGATAGATTCCTGCCTCCGGATGAGCCGGCTATCACAGAAAGACCGATTGGAGCGAGAAAGGCTGTAACCCCTAAAGTTGCGGAATGGAAATTCCCGCAAACTTTTCTGGACTCAATTAATGCAACAGGAAAAATTCAGTGTGACGCCTTCCGCATTTTTGATTTTGGTGGAAGCAGATTGAGTGCAGATGTCGATATGCGGCAATCAGTAATCAACATTAAAAATATCAAGGGTATTTTTCATCAAGGAAATATTGCTGGGAAGCTGTCTATAGGATTCAAAAACAGTACTGTTGCTCTAACCACTGATCTGGAGGCTAGAGGATTTCAAGCGGGTCTGTTTTTTGCTGATTATGTAGGCAGAGCCTATGTCAAGGGCACAGCTGACTCCTCAGTTAAGCTTAGTGGTAATTCCAGCGCGAATATAGATTTTATTGACACTTTGAGCGGCCGTTATGCTTTTAAGGTTGTCAACGGATCATACCTTTTTGCTGCTAAATTAAATAAAGAAGGTGAAGAAATAAAAATACCTCAGCCTACATCTTTTTCCGTTTTAAAAGGTGTAATTAAAGGAAAAGATGGTGTTTTTGTTGTTAAAGATTACTTGTTGAATACAAATTATATGCGTGCAACAGCTAAAGGGGGATTTAATATTCCCGCTGATTCTATTAACCTGCACGTTAATGCAGACATTATTGAATTGCCGAATTTATATCTGAAAATTGTAAATGCCTTTTTGGATGCTATTTCAGGGGTTGATGTTCATGTTTCCGGCAGACTGAGTGATCCTCAGATTAATGTTTTGGGACTTCAGCGCTGGAACGATGTTTTCAGTGATGTTTTAGGTTTGCCGGAACAGTCTTTTAGGTTTTTCAGAAACTTTTTATTCTGA
- a CDS encoding LpxI family protein — protein MNSASETIGLIAGGGQFPLLVAKGAAAQGNRVVAVSFKGHSNDEVHRIVDVWKELKLGQFSKLINFFLENGVTKVVMAGTINKPKAFDIRPDFRAAKLLFKLATKGDDVLLRAITDEFESEGFQVVGPHVYAPQLLTPAGLLTKRKPSDMEKKDLAVGWKIARELGRMDIGQCVVVREGVITAVEAIEGTDAAVKRGCSLGGKGCSIVKVFKPGQEDRVDMPSIGFKTVQGMKELGATCLGVEAGKSLFFDLDKSIEFADKNGICIVGLTSDWVDN, from the coding sequence ATGAATAGTGCATCTGAAACAATTGGACTTATTGCCGGAGGGGGACAATTCCCCCTCTTGGTTGCTAAAGGAGCCGCAGCGCAGGGAAACCGTGTTGTGGCTGTATCTTTTAAAGGGCATTCGAACGATGAAGTTCATCGCATAGTTGATGTCTGGAAAGAACTTAAGTTAGGTCAATTCTCTAAATTGATAAATTTTTTCCTAGAAAACGGCGTGACAAAAGTAGTTATGGCCGGGACTATCAATAAACCTAAAGCTTTTGATATACGTCCAGATTTTAGAGCAGCTAAATTGCTTTTTAAGCTTGCGACAAAAGGTGATGATGTTCTGCTTAGAGCTATCACCGATGAGTTTGAATCCGAAGGTTTTCAAGTCGTCGGACCGCATGTTTATGCACCGCAACTTCTTACTCCGGCCGGATTGCTGACAAAGCGTAAGCCCTCAGATATGGAAAAAAAGGATTTAGCTGTCGGGTGGAAAATCGCACGGGAATTAGGACGGATGGATATTGGGCAGTGCGTCGTTGTTCGTGAAGGCGTAATTACTGCTGTTGAAGCTATTGAAGGGACTGATGCTGCTGTTAAGCGCGGTTGTTCACTTGGGGGAAAGGGCTGTTCTATTGTTAAAGTTTTTAAGCCTGGTCAGGAAGATCGTGTTGACATGCCTTCAATCGGTTTTAAAACCGTTCAAGGGATGAAAGAGCTTGGTGCTACCTGTTTAGGGGTTGAAGCCGGCAAAAGTCTCTTTTTTGATTTAGATAAATCAATAGAGTTTGCTGATAAAAATGGGATTTGCATTGTCGGATTAACTTCCGACTGGGTGGATAATTAG
- a CDS encoding Crp/Fnr family transcriptional regulator, with protein MKFSGINLLDELQRTELADLRDVFNSRRVKKGAIIFSPDQEENLVFIVEKGRVRIYLGYEDKEFTLGILEPGDLYSTHAGCFVQALEDSSLLTTDVQSVKRCMVEIPLFNRTMVRVLGKILQNSFSVIGGLAFKDIYARLAAYLLKEAQVSGIPVDGGFELELDLTIEQLSQILGATRQTVSTLINNMVREGLVVKRARSKWFVPDLKALEDVVNS; from the coding sequence ATGAAGTTTTCCGGCATAAATCTTCTTGATGAATTGCAAAGGACCGAGCTCGCAGATCTTCGAGATGTGTTTAATTCTCGCCGTGTTAAGAAGGGCGCGATTATTTTTAGCCCCGATCAGGAAGAAAATCTGGTTTTTATTGTCGAAAAAGGGAGAGTGCGGATTTATCTTGGGTATGAGGATAAAGAGTTCACACTCGGTATTTTGGAACCGGGAGATCTTTATTCTACTCATGCCGGATGTTTTGTTCAGGCTCTCGAGGATAGTTCTCTTTTGACAACAGATGTTCAGTCTGTAAAACGGTGTATGGTCGAAATTCCTCTTTTCAATCGAACTATGGTTCGTGTGCTCGGTAAAATTCTGCAAAATTCATTTTCAGTAATCGGCGGTCTGGCCTTTAAAGATATTTATGCTCGCTTGGCAGCTTACCTTCTCAAAGAAGCCCAAGTTTCAGGAATTCCCGTTGATGGCGGTTTTGAGCTTGAGCTCGATTTGACTATTGAACAACTCTCCCAAATTCTTGGTGCAACTCGTCAGACCGTTTCTACTTTGATCAATAATATGGTTCGCGAAGGACTTGTTGTAAAACGCGCTCGCTCAAAATGGTTTGTTCCTGATTTGAAAGCGCTTGAAGATGTAGTTAACTCGTAA